A portion of the Sulfuricurvum kujiense DSM 16994 genome contains these proteins:
- the yajC gene encoding preprotein translocase subunit YajC: MEILSQILPFVFLIAIMYFVIIRPQNQQAKKHKEMIEALTKGDKIITTGGLIVEIKKVEDKFFMIKMNNETEARLVKDAVARKYEDEA, encoded by the coding sequence ATGGAAATTCTTTCCCAAATTCTCCCATTTGTCTTTTTGATCGCTATTATGTATTTTGTGATCATTCGTCCTCAAAACCAACAGGCTAAAAAGCATAAAGAGATGATCGAAGCTCTCACAAAAGGGGATAAAATCATCACTACCGGCGGACTTATCGTCGAAATCAAAAAAGTCGAAGATAAATTCTTCATGATTAAAATGAATAATGAGACCGAAGCGCGACTCGTCAAAGATGCGGTTGCCAGAAAGTACGAGGATGAAGCTTAA
- a CDS encoding GGDEF domain-containing protein, with the protein MTINQIVRNTVERLKAEGKVWTPDVYAETFCAEAKKAGFAVEDCSGIDRYVALMDKKTLDEIKQYRVRTTAELIRFLISKLSRMNPNEATILVELLSGLAKKMAQSIDLLHNPDASALAKKTIAILESQGGSTQIDLLKQAWTNFLSVYDDSFLMKLAHFGSVDSTNLRSTIEGLKFKTSQGGGVDYDRTIRILISSLVPSIAPTMDDTTIELSQKLHSNPAYIATDECEKEIKTAIAMRIALDKHSVEEMVHALDVLLDKLSVQLIDLIERSESSSSEIREVKRDLEALESHKPADFKTAHKRLYTIASTLEERVEVLSKDLKVHNEKVNQMGKKIATLEAELAQATQASREDFLTKLFNKRAIEEYLNLKEAEYERHGHSFCVAMLDLDHFKAVNDTYGHEAGDAVLIAFAKILKLEARNSDIVGRYGGEEFLAILGDTDLEGAKIFCEKVRAHVEQAHFMYQGQRIAVSISIGVAQRSNFPSLKALISGADERLYDAKRKGRNRVEPA; encoded by the coding sequence ATGACCATTAACCAAATTGTTCGAAATACGGTCGAGAGGCTTAAAGCGGAAGGGAAAGTGTGGACTCCCGACGTCTATGCCGAGACATTTTGTGCTGAAGCTAAAAAAGCGGGATTTGCGGTCGAAGACTGCAGCGGAATAGACCGCTATGTCGCTTTGATGGATAAAAAAACACTCGATGAGATCAAACAATACCGTGTTCGGACAACGGCTGAACTGATCCGATTCCTAATCTCCAAACTGAGCCGCATGAACCCCAATGAAGCGACGATTTTGGTCGAACTCCTAAGCGGCCTCGCCAAAAAAATGGCGCAAAGCATCGATTTGCTGCACAATCCGGATGCTTCCGCATTGGCAAAAAAGACAATCGCCATTCTCGAGTCCCAAGGAGGATCGACGCAAATCGATCTGCTTAAACAGGCATGGACAAATTTTCTTTCCGTTTACGACGATTCGTTTTTAATGAAACTGGCTCATTTCGGTTCAGTCGACTCGACCAATTTACGAAGCACGATTGAGGGGCTTAAGTTCAAAACGAGCCAAGGAGGAGGGGTTGATTATGATAGAACGATTCGTATTCTCATCTCTTCATTGGTCCCTTCCATCGCCCCCACTATGGACGATACGACAATAGAACTCTCCCAGAAACTTCATAGCAACCCGGCGTATATCGCAACCGATGAGTGCGAAAAAGAGATAAAAACTGCGATTGCGATGCGTATAGCCCTCGATAAACACAGTGTGGAAGAGATGGTTCACGCACTTGATGTACTCCTAGATAAACTTTCGGTACAACTCATTGATTTGATCGAGAGAAGCGAAAGCTCAAGCAGTGAAATCCGGGAAGTAAAACGTGATCTTGAAGCGCTTGAGAGCCATAAGCCTGCTGATTTTAAAACCGCTCACAAACGGCTCTATACTATTGCCAGTACACTGGAAGAAAGAGTAGAAGTGTTGAGCAAAGATTTAAAAGTTCATAATGAAAAAGTGAATCAGATGGGGAAAAAGATCGCTACTCTGGAGGCGGAACTGGCGCAGGCGACTCAGGCGTCACGGGAAGACTTTTTGACGAAACTTTTTAACAAACGGGCGATTGAAGAGTATCTGAATTTGAAAGAGGCCGAATATGAGCGCCACGGACATTCGTTTTGCGTTGCGATGCTCGATTTGGACCATTTTAAAGCGGTTAACGATACCTACGGCCATGAAGCAGGGGATGCGGTGCTGATCGCATTTGCCAAAATCTTGAAATTGGAAGCCCGAAACAGCGATATCGTCGGACGCTACGGAGGGGAAGAATTTTTGGCTATTTTGGGAGATACCGATTTGGAAGGGGCGAAAATCTTTTGCGAAAAAGTACGTGCCCATGTCGAGCAGGCCCATTTTATGTATCAGGGGCAGCGGATAGCCGTCAGTATAAGTATCGGTGTCGCACAGCGTAGTAACTTTCCTTCATTGAAAGCATTGATAAGCGGTGCGGATGAGCGGCTGTATGATGCTAAGCGTAAAGGGCGAAACCGCGTCGAGCCTGCATGA
- the leuS gene encoding leucine--tRNA ligase yields MNYTPASIEAKWQKTWSTTKAYEPSDDFSKPKKYVLSMFPYPSGRIHMGHVRNYTIGDAFARYYRQQGFNVLHPIGWDSFGMPAENAAIKHGVHPKKWTYENIATMRGELAGLGLSFSEDREFATSNPEYTAFEQGFIIDMFNRGLLYRKQGFLNWCPHDLTVLANEQVVDGGCWRCGTPIVQKEMYQYYLKISDYAEELLESLKTLEGKWPKQVLTMQENWIGKSYGLEFAFKLDEESEGKLGAVYQSFDVFTTRPDTIYGVSYAALAPEHEIVRHMLSFGLLDEATSDAIKAMQRVSARDRATSPKEGVSLGIHVIHPLTGAKVPVWVANFVLTDYGSGAVMAVPAHDDRDYEFAAKYNLPIKAVIFPSEGELPLGCAYTEAGTLRESAQFSGLDNVTAKASIMDHFEASHLGKKVINFRLKDWGISRQRYWGAPIPLIHCESCGIVPEDKANLPVALPEDVVINGEGNPLEHHPTWKHCTCPKCGKSAVRETDTMDTFIQSSWYFLRYTVKNDYQKALDPAALDYWMGVDHYIGGIEHAILHLLYARFFTKMLRDLGYVNSDEPFEHLLTQGMVLKDGAKMSKSKGNTVDPGELVAKYGADTARLFILFAAPPTQELEWNDSAVEGAFRFLKRFADRSQYVNVTDKLPSIEHSTLSKEEKAARKKVYEALKRAQEVYGERHTFNTMIAGVMEAMNALNEQNNRDVWTEGYWILTSVMEPIVPHICWELSTNLFNGKNFGTQTVREEVFEVEALALGVSINGKNRATIEVGVNESQEAIIEIAKASVEKWIEGKEIVKAIVIPGKLVNLVIKG; encoded by the coding sequence TTGAATTACACCCCCGCATCGATTGAGGCCAAGTGGCAAAAAACGTGGAGCACGACGAAGGCCTATGAGCCTTCGGACGATTTTTCCAAACCTAAAAAATATGTTTTGAGCATGTTTCCTTATCCGTCGGGACGTATCCATATGGGACACGTCCGCAACTATACGATCGGCGACGCATTTGCCCGCTACTATCGCCAGCAGGGCTTTAACGTTCTTCACCCTATCGGATGGGACAGCTTCGGTATGCCGGCGGAAAATGCGGCGATCAAACACGGCGTCCATCCGAAAAAATGGACCTATGAAAACATCGCAACAATGCGCGGAGAGCTTGCCGGGCTTGGGCTATCTTTCTCCGAAGATCGGGAATTTGCGACTTCTAACCCGGAATATACGGCGTTCGAGCAGGGTTTCATCATCGATATGTTTAATCGTGGGTTGTTGTATCGAAAACAGGGGTTTTTGAACTGGTGCCCGCACGATTTGACCGTTTTGGCAAATGAGCAGGTGGTAGACGGCGGATGCTGGAGATGCGGAACGCCGATCGTCCAAAAAGAGATGTATCAGTACTACCTCAAAATCAGTGATTACGCCGAAGAACTTCTTGAGTCTTTAAAAACGTTAGAGGGAAAATGGCCGAAGCAGGTTTTGACGATGCAGGAGAACTGGATCGGAAAATCGTACGGTTTGGAATTTGCGTTTAAACTCGACGAAGAGAGCGAAGGCAAACTGGGCGCCGTGTATCAAAGCTTCGATGTCTTTACGACGCGTCCCGATACGATCTACGGGGTGAGCTACGCCGCCTTGGCTCCGGAACACGAGATTGTCCGCCATATGCTTTCGTTCGGCCTTTTGGATGAGGCTACAAGCGATGCTATCAAAGCGATGCAGCGGGTCAGTGCGCGTGACCGCGCCACGAGCCCAAAAGAGGGGGTGTCTCTGGGGATTCATGTCATCCATCCATTGACAGGGGCAAAAGTTCCGGTATGGGTGGCTAATTTCGTCCTTACCGATTACGGCTCCGGGGCAGTTATGGCCGTTCCTGCACATGACGATCGTGACTATGAATTTGCGGCGAAGTACAATTTGCCGATCAAAGCGGTTATCTTCCCGAGCGAGGGTGAATTGCCGCTGGGGTGCGCCTATACCGAAGCAGGGACGCTTCGTGAGAGTGCACAGTTCAGCGGTTTAGACAATGTTACCGCTAAAGCTTCTATCATGGATCATTTCGAAGCTTCTCACCTCGGTAAAAAAGTGATAAATTTTCGTCTCAAAGACTGGGGAATCAGCCGTCAGCGTTACTGGGGTGCTCCGATCCCTCTGATTCACTGTGAGTCGTGCGGAATCGTTCCGGAAGATAAAGCCAACCTTCCGGTCGCATTGCCTGAAGACGTTGTGATTAACGGTGAAGGAAATCCGCTTGAGCACCACCCGACGTGGAAACACTGTACCTGTCCGAAATGCGGGAAGAGCGCCGTCCGTGAAACCGATACGATGGATACCTTTATCCAATCGTCATGGTATTTTTTGCGCTATACGGTCAAAAATGATTACCAAAAGGCGCTTGACCCTGCAGCACTTGATTACTGGATGGGTGTCGATCACTACATCGGTGGGATCGAACACGCCATTTTGCATCTGTTATACGCACGCTTTTTTACGAAAATGCTCCGTGATCTGGGATACGTCAACTCAGATGAGCCGTTTGAGCATCTTTTGACACAGGGGATGGTTCTCAAAGACGGGGCAAAAATGTCCAAGTCCAAAGGCAATACCGTCGATCCCGGAGAGCTGGTTGCAAAATATGGTGCCGATACGGCGCGTCTGTTCATCCTTTTTGCCGCCCCTCCAACCCAGGAGCTGGAGTGGAACGACAGTGCGGTTGAGGGGGCATTCCGCTTTCTGAAACGTTTTGCCGATCGAAGCCAATACGTCAATGTTACCGATAAATTACCGAGTATCGAGCACAGTACCCTTTCCAAAGAGGAGAAAGCGGCCCGCAAAAAAGTGTATGAAGCGCTGAAACGGGCTCAAGAGGTATACGGTGAACGTCATACATTCAATACCATGATCGCGGGTGTAATGGAAGCGATGAATGCGTTAAACGAACAAAATAACCGCGATGTCTGGACGGAAGGGTATTGGATTTTAACTTCCGTGATGGAGCCGATCGTTCCGCATATCTGCTGGGAACTTTCTACCAACCTTTTCAACGGCAAAAACTTCGGTACGCAAACGGTACGAGAAGAGGTATTCGAAGTGGAAGCGCTGGCGCTTGGAGTTTCGATCAACGGTAAAAATCGCGCCACGATCGAAGTGGGTGTGAATGAGTCTCAAGAGGCGATTATCGAGATTGCCAAAGCATCCGTAGAGAAATGGATAGAGGGCAAAGAGATCGTCAAAGCGATCGTGATCCCCGGCAAGCTCGTCAATCTCGTCATAAAAGGGTAA
- a CDS encoding apolipoprotein N-acyltransferase, translating to MKYRSSPLIELVVAPLIIALFFSAFIYWEYFSLTSKALNTLSGLIALYALLHVPKRTVLLSGFWIGWLWCYWIGFSFQYYGLGWATWLVALGFGFVYALYYGTMALTTDALLRALILFGLTFVWPMDFNWMQPELIFVESYLGFSKWQFALILFALASTAYFKGFKKAIPLLLLLGSVQLSYTPPPVPDLKIKLVSTDISQDFKWQSDRLPQTIQDNFSAIDEAIAQGYDLIVLPESAFPLYMNEHTEISEALSMRSLHIAILTGTLHKENGLNYNVSYLFNQGNITVAKKTILVPFGEYIPLPKFLRGWVNREIFGGGADFVTARTPTDFQVKGVTFRNAVCYEATRRELYTPDVRYMVAVSNNGWFKPSIEPTLQNLLIRFYARQNKTIVFHAVNGGGSGIVY from the coding sequence ATGAAATATCGATCATCCCCCCTTATTGAACTCGTTGTCGCCCCGTTGATCATCGCCCTTTTTTTCTCCGCTTTTATTTATTGGGAATACTTTTCTCTCACTTCGAAAGCACTTAATACCCTCTCAGGGCTGATTGCTTTATATGCCCTTTTGCACGTGCCCAAACGTACCGTCCTCCTCAGCGGATTTTGGATCGGATGGCTATGGTGCTACTGGATCGGATTTAGTTTCCAGTATTACGGTCTTGGGTGGGCGACATGGCTCGTAGCTTTGGGTTTTGGGTTTGTTTATGCCCTCTATTACGGAACGATGGCGCTCACGACCGATGCACTATTGCGCGCCCTTATCTTGTTTGGTCTCACCTTTGTGTGGCCGATGGATTTCAACTGGATGCAGCCCGAACTCATCTTCGTCGAAAGCTATCTCGGATTTTCCAAATGGCAGTTTGCCCTTATCCTTTTTGCCCTCGCTTCAACCGCATACTTTAAAGGATTCAAAAAAGCAATCCCTCTCCTGCTCCTTTTGGGTTCTGTTCAGCTCTCCTATACTCCGCCTCCCGTTCCTGATTTGAAAATCAAACTGGTCTCCACCGATATCTCGCAGGATTTCAAATGGCAAAGCGACCGATTACCCCAAACGATCCAAGACAATTTTTCCGCCATCGATGAGGCGATCGCGCAAGGGTACGATCTTATCGTCCTACCTGAATCGGCATTTCCCCTCTATATGAACGAGCATACCGAAATATCCGAAGCACTCAGTATGCGTTCGCTGCATATCGCTATTCTCACGGGAACCCTGCACAAAGAGAACGGACTGAACTACAATGTCTCCTATCTGTTTAATCAGGGGAACATTACGGTTGCCAAAAAAACGATCCTCGTCCCTTTCGGCGAGTATATACCGCTCCCTAAATTTTTACGCGGATGGGTCAATCGGGAGATTTTCGGAGGGGGAGCCGATTTCGTCACCGCTAGAACCCCGACCGATTTTCAGGTTAAAGGGGTAACGTTTCGCAACGCGGTCTGCTATGAGGCGACTCGTCGTGAGCTCTATACTCCCGATGTCCGCTATATGGTGGCGGTCAGCAACAACGGATGGTTCAAGCCCTCCATCGAACCGACACTGCAAAATCTGTTAATCCGTTTTTACGCACGGCAAAATAAGACGATTGTGTTTCATGCGGTGAACGGCGGGGGAAGCGGGATAGTGTATTAA
- a CDS encoding bifunctional folylpolyglutamate synthase/dihydrofolate synthase, giving the protein MTLNDFLAQKPLFYDVIDVERFPKAYRQIAQMLPKPKLIHLVGTNGKGSTGRFLATALDRAGKKTGHYTSPHILRFNERIWMDGAEISDKRLEEAHQKLLSLLTREVSESLSYFEYTTLVAMVAYEGCEYVVCEAGLGGEFDATNVFDKVLSIFTPIDFDHAVFLGTTIDSIATTKLRSMQDIALLGKQKHPEVETIAKTVAADKGCTLYTLSERLNSQIEEMAWHLATKNGLSDYLRDNLTLAMAAYELLGYEANEELFDQSALFGRLSQIAPNVTLDVGHNALAADSIAKAYAGRKVTLIYNTYGDKDYREILSILKPIIKSVEIIEVNEGRIVERMLLESVLEQLEIPYSQFESIEKDKEYLVFGSFSVAETFLKRMNKH; this is encoded by the coding sequence ATGACACTGAACGATTTTTTAGCGCAAAAGCCTTTATTTTACGACGTGATCGATGTCGAGCGCTTTCCCAAAGCGTATCGGCAGATTGCACAGATGCTTCCAAAACCGAAACTCATTCATCTTGTCGGGACGAACGGCAAAGGCTCGACCGGACGTTTTTTGGCTACTGCACTCGATCGAGCCGGAAAGAAAACAGGACACTATACATCACCCCATATCCTTCGGTTTAACGAGCGGATATGGATGGACGGCGCCGAGATAAGCGATAAGAGGCTGGAAGAGGCGCATCAAAAGCTTTTATCGCTTCTGACACGGGAGGTATCGGAATCGCTCAGCTATTTTGAGTATACGACCCTTGTAGCGATGGTTGCGTATGAGGGATGCGAATACGTTGTATGCGAAGCGGGGCTGGGGGGCGAGTTTGACGCTACCAATGTTTTTGATAAAGTATTGAGTATTTTCACTCCGATCGATTTTGACCATGCGGTGTTTTTGGGTACCACAATCGATTCGATCGCAACGACGAAACTGCGCAGTATGCAGGACATTGCTCTGCTGGGAAAACAAAAACATCCTGAAGTCGAAACGATCGCCAAAACGGTTGCGGCAGACAAAGGGTGTACTCTCTATACCCTCTCGGAGCGGCTGAACTCTCAAATCGAAGAGATGGCATGGCACCTTGCCACGAAAAATGGTCTTAGCGACTATTTACGCGATAATCTGACATTGGCAATGGCGGCGTATGAGCTATTGGGATATGAAGCAAATGAAGAGCTGTTTGATCAAAGTGCACTGTTCGGGCGTTTGAGTCAAATTGCCCCTAATGTTACGCTGGATGTAGGGCACAATGCATTGGCGGCCGATTCGATTGCGAAAGCATATGCTGGAAGAAAGGTGACTCTGATCTACAATACCTACGGCGATAAAGATTACCGGGAAATATTGAGTATTCTAAAACCGATTATCAAATCGGTTGAGATTATTGAGGTTAATGAGGGGCGGATTGTAGAGAGAATGCTTCTCGAATCGGTATTGGAGCAATTGGAAATACCCTATAGCCAATTTGAATCGATTGAAAAAGATAAAGAGTATTTGGTTTTCGGCTCCTTTAGTGTAGCCGAAACGTTTTTGAAGAGGATGAATAAGCACTGA
- the secD gene encoding protein translocase subunit SecD, with protein MKLNYRVVLLIIATVFGLIFSLPSFTQSSEGKKITLGLDLQGGLHMLLGVKTEEAVNSQIKSIASGVKHFAERNDILIEGISVREGKVVFELLDGDDATTMDEHLKTIEGTVVHASEGKYAISITPEAVEKLKLQAVDQAIETIRNRLDQFGLAEPTVAKQGIDKILVELPGIKTAEEEQRARELISRAAKLELMAVDEDRSMRVNDLSEAEAASYGDRILEDALQPQMKHLVNEIPILDGTMLTDAQVGYDQNNRPVINFSLNSAGAQVFGDFTGKSVGKRLAIVLDGKVYSAPVINERIGGGSGQISGNYTVAEANDLAIALRSGALLAPIYMLEKRSVGPSLGADSIKASLLALVSGFVLVMIFMIMYYGLAGIIANLAVVINIFIILAMMALLGATLTLPGMAGIVLHIGLAVDANIIINERVREQIRLGIGLKRALHEGYSKAMRAILDSNITQIIACTILYVYGTGAIKGFAVTLSMGILASMLTAIVGTYGIFQLFTNRIEKSKNYKMWFGMTRKVNA; from the coding sequence ATGAAGCTTAATTATCGCGTTGTTTTACTGATTATCGCCACTGTATTTGGTCTGATCTTTTCTCTCCCGTCATTTACTCAAAGCTCCGAAGGGAAAAAAATTACCCTCGGACTTGATTTGCAGGGGGGATTGCATATGCTTTTAGGGGTTAAAACCGAAGAAGCGGTCAATTCTCAAATCAAATCAATAGCATCGGGTGTCAAACATTTCGCCGAGCGTAATGACATTTTGATTGAAGGTATCAGTGTTCGAGAAGGGAAAGTTGTATTTGAACTTTTAGATGGTGATGATGCGACGACTATGGATGAACATCTCAAAACGATTGAGGGGACGGTTGTTCATGCTTCTGAGGGGAAATACGCTATTTCAATCACCCCTGAAGCAGTTGAAAAACTAAAACTTCAAGCGGTGGATCAGGCTATTGAGACGATCCGTAACCGACTTGATCAGTTCGGACTGGCTGAACCGACCGTTGCAAAACAGGGGATCGATAAAATTCTCGTAGAACTTCCTGGGATCAAAACCGCTGAAGAAGAGCAGCGTGCACGCGAGTTGATCTCCCGTGCGGCAAAGCTCGAACTGATGGCGGTGGATGAAGACCGCTCCATGCGGGTGAATGATCTCAGCGAAGCGGAAGCGGCAAGCTACGGAGATAGAATCCTCGAAGATGCCCTTCAGCCGCAAATGAAACATTTGGTGAATGAAATCCCGATTTTGGACGGGACAATGCTCACCGATGCACAAGTGGGATACGACCAAAACAACCGTCCCGTGATTAACTTTTCGTTGAATTCTGCCGGTGCGCAAGTTTTCGGTGATTTTACCGGTAAAAGTGTCGGTAAACGGCTTGCGATCGTATTGGACGGGAAAGTTTATTCGGCTCCGGTCATTAATGAACGTATCGGCGGCGGAAGCGGGCAGATCAGCGGTAACTATACGGTTGCCGAAGCAAATGACCTTGCTATCGCCTTGCGTTCGGGAGCCTTGCTGGCTCCGATCTATATGTTGGAAAAACGCTCTGTTGGACCGAGTCTGGGAGCCGACAGTATTAAAGCTTCTTTGCTCGCTTTGGTGAGCGGATTTGTCCTTGTCATGATTTTTATGATCATGTATTATGGGTTGGCCGGTATTATCGCCAATCTTGCCGTTGTAATTAATATCTTTATTATTTTGGCGATGATGGCACTGCTCGGTGCGACATTGACATTGCCGGGGATGGCGGGTATCGTGCTGCATATCGGTTTGGCGGTTGATGCCAATATTATCATCAATGAACGTGTTCGTGAACAGATACGTTTGGGAATAGGGCTTAAGCGGGCATTGCATGAGGGATACAGCAAGGCGATGCGGGCTATTTTGGATTCTAATATTACGCAGATTATTGCCTGTACGATCCTCTATGTGTATGGAACCGGTGCGATTAAAGGGTTTGCCGTAACGCTCAGTATGGGTATTTTAGCCTCTATGTTGACCGCGATTGTCGGAACTTACGGGATTTTCCAACTTTTTACCAATCGTATTGAAAAATCGAAAAACTACAAAATGTGGTTTGGAATGACGAGAAAGGTGAATGCATAA
- a CDS encoding acetyl-CoA carboxylase biotin carboxylase subunit, producing the protein MKTKKISKVLIANRGEIALRIIRACKELGIKSVVVFSEVDVNGVWVRKADECYPIMGDPIAAYLDYERIISLAKKADCDAIHPGYGFLSESAEFAQACIDNGIIFIGPKPEHIALFGDKMASKVAMREVGVPMLPGTDEPIDNIEDAEKIAIDIGFPIIIKAAFGGGGRGMRIVEKAEDFKEMYESATNEALRFFSRGEVFIEKYLKNPRHIEIQIVADKYGNIVHLGDRDCSIQRRHQKVIEIAPSPLLNHETRRELYRISKKAMYRLGYESVGTIEYLVDQDDNIYFIEMNTRVQVEHPVTEAISGIDLIQRMIQIAEGDQLKFMQEEIHLRGYAIEFRINAENPKLGFVPSPGLITNYLAPGGPGVRLDSMAYTNYQIPSNYDSMIGKLIVTALTWEDAVRKAARALDEFLIEGVPTNIPLHRQIVRDQDFIDGKIDTGYLDTKLQHFNLDAIHNMDDEEAKMQHITAVIEAINKNNLNVRH; encoded by the coding sequence GTGAAAACTAAAAAGATCAGCAAAGTATTGATCGCGAACCGTGGTGAAATCGCACTTCGTATTATTCGGGCTTGTAAAGAGTTAGGGATTAAAAGTGTTGTTGTGTTTTCAGAAGTAGACGTCAATGGTGTTTGGGTTCGTAAAGCTGATGAGTGTTATCCGATTATGGGTGATCCGATTGCCGCGTATCTTGATTATGAGCGTATTATCTCTTTGGCGAAAAAAGCCGATTGTGATGCGATCCATCCTGGATACGGATTTTTATCGGAAAGTGCCGAATTCGCACAAGCGTGTATCGATAACGGAATCATCTTCATCGGACCGAAACCGGAACATATCGCCCTTTTCGGGGATAAAATGGCCTCTAAAGTAGCTATGCGAGAAGTGGGTGTTCCGATGTTGCCGGGTACTGACGAGCCGATCGACAATATCGAGGATGCGGAAAAAATCGCAATCGATATCGGATTTCCGATCATTATCAAAGCAGCTTTCGGCGGCGGCGGACGTGGTATGCGTATCGTTGAAAAAGCCGAAGATTTCAAAGAGATGTACGAGTCGGCAACCAACGAAGCATTGCGTTTCTTCAGCCGCGGTGAGGTTTTCATCGAAAAATACCTCAAAAACCCGCGTCATATCGAGATCCAAATCGTAGCGGACAAATACGGCAACATCGTCCATTTGGGAGATCGTGACTGCTCAATTCAACGCCGTCACCAAAAAGTGATCGAAATTGCCCCTTCACCGCTCTTGAACCATGAAACTCGCCGTGAGCTTTACCGTATTTCCAAAAAAGCGATGTACCGTCTCGGATACGAAAGTGTCGGTACGATCGAGTATCTGGTTGACCAAGACGATAACATCTATTTCATCGAAATGAATACCCGTGTTCAAGTGGAACATCCGGTTACCGAAGCGATTTCGGGAATCGATTTGATTCAACGTATGATCCAAATTGCAGAGGGCGATCAGCTTAAATTCATGCAAGAGGAAATTCACCTTCGCGGATACGCGATCGAATTCCGTATCAATGCCGAAAATCCTAAGTTGGGATTTGTCCCTTCGCCGGGTCTTATTACCAACTACCTTGCACCGGGCGGTCCGGGGGTACGTTTGGACTCTATGGCGTATACCAACTATCAAATCCCTTCCAACTACGATTCAATGATCGGTAAATTGATCGTTACGGCATTGACATGGGAAGATGCGGTGCGCAAAGCGGCTCGTGCATTGGATGAGTTCTTGATTGAGGGGGTTCCGACGAATATCCCTCTTCATAGACAAATCGTCCGTGACCAAGATTTTATCGACGGTAAAATCGATACCGGATACCTTGATACCAAATTGCAGCACTTTAACCTCGATGCGATCCACAACATGGATGACGAAGAGGCGAAAATGCAACATATCACTGCCGTCATCGAAGCGATCAACAAAAACAATCTCAACGTTCGCCACTAA
- the secF gene encoding protein translocase subunit SecF, with translation MELFKEDKVYNFLGKGKIFFVASFVLFFLAIALIATKGFSFGIDFTGGTVVQVKYQGPAPIDKVREALEKDELFKHAAVSEFGSPEEIVIKTAASTDGLSKDIGDVTREILKGTGEFEIRRVDMVGPKVGDELRVKGLTAFLLTLGAIMAMVTFRYEWRFALAAIIAIVHDIVITFGFVSYFEIDFNIESVAALLMILGYSIHDTIIVYDRIREHIQESKNSDFVMIVNEAVSRTQSRTTLTSLTVFFVVLTLFLFGGDIMLGFSFPMLVGVIIGTYSSIFVAAQLVVWTGFSVGRYREKMAEKQKMQAEKEKMRAQFEQGIV, from the coding sequence ATGGAATTGTTTAAAGAAGATAAAGTCTATAACTTCCTAGGCAAAGGGAAAATCTTTTTTGTCGCATCGTTTGTCCTTTTCTTTTTAGCGATTGCTCTTATCGCGACCAAAGGGTTTTCCTTCGGTATCGATTTTACCGGAGGGACGGTTGTTCAGGTCAAATATCAAGGTCCTGCTCCGATCGATAAAGTGCGTGAAGCACTTGAAAAAGATGAACTCTTTAAACACGCTGCGGTCAGCGAATTCGGTTCCCCTGAAGAAATCGTTATCAAAACAGCGGCTTCGACGGACGGATTGAGTAAAGATATCGGAGACGTTACGAGAGAGATTCTCAAAGGGACGGGTGAGTTCGAAATCCGCCGTGTCGATATGGTCGGGCCGAAAGTAGGAGATGAACTCCGGGTCAAAGGGCTTACCGCGTTTCTTTTGACGCTGGGTGCGATTATGGCGATGGTAACGTTTCGGTATGAATGGCGTTTCGCGTTAGCGGCCATCATCGCGATTGTGCATGATATCGTTATTACATTTGGATTTGTCTCTTATTTTGAGATCGATTTCAATATCGAGAGTGTTGCGGCGCTGTTGATGATTTTAGGGTACTCGATCCATGATACGATTATTGTCTACGACCGTATCCGTGAACACATCCAAGAATCTAAAAACAGCGATTTTGTGATGATCGTCAATGAAGCGGTATCCCGTACCCAGTCTCGTACGACATTGACATCGTTGACGGTCTTTTTCGTCGTATTGACCCTGTTCTTGTTCGGCGGAGACATTATGCTCGGGTTCAGCTTCCCGATGCTGGTCGGTGTTATTATCGGAACGTATAGTTCGATTTTCGTTGCGGCACAGCTTGTTGTTTGGACGGGATTCAGTGTCGGGCGTTATCGTGAAAAGATGGCTGAAAAACAGAAAATGCAAGCTGAAAAAGAGAAAATGCGTGCTCAATTTGAGCAGGGCATTGTTTAA